In Pseudomonas sp. FP1742, the DNA window CCGCCACCAACGCCGGCGGCGTAGGACAGTGCAACGTTTTTGGCGTTGCCCGAAGCATCCTGGTAGATAGCGATCAGGTCAGGGATACCGCCGCCCTTGACGAACTCGGAACGCACGGTGTGGCCCGGAGCTTTCGGCGCGATCATGATCACGTCGAGGTCAGCGCGCGGCACAACCTGGTTGTAATGGATCGCGAAACCGTGGGAGAAGGCCAGGGTGGCGCCTTTCTTGATGTTCGGCTCGATTTCGTTCTTGTACAGGGCAGACTGGAACTCGTCCGGGGTCAGGATCATGACCAGGTCGGCAGCCGCGACAGCGGAAGCAACGTCGGTCACTTTCAGGCCGTGGGCTTCGGCTTTGGCAACGGTGGCCGAACCTTTACGCAGGCCGACGGTAACGTCAACGCCGGAGTCTTTCAGGTTGCACGCTTGAGCGTGACCCTGGGAGCCGTAACCGATAATGGCAACTTTCTTGCCCTGGATGATCGACAGGTCGCAGTCTTTATCGTAGAAAACTTTCATGAATTTCCCCTTTATATCTGGCCCTTCAGGCCATTCGCTAATTTGGTTTAGATGCTCAGTACTTTGTCGCCGCGGGCAATCCCGGTGACGCCACTGCGTACGGTTTCCAGAATCGAGGCAGTGCCGATCGATTGAATGAAGCTGTCGAGCTTGTCGCTGGTACCGGTCAATTGAACGGTATACACGCTGGCGCTGACATCAACGATCTGCCCACGATAAATATCGGTGGTGCGCTTGATCTCGGCGCGCTGGGCGCCGGTGGCCTTGACCTTGACCAGCATCAGTTCGCGCTCGATGTGAGCACTCTCCGACAAGTCGACCAGTTTGACCACTTCGATCAGCTTGTTCAGGTTCTTGGTGATCTGCTCGATGATTTCATCGTGGCCGACAGTGGTCAGCGTCAGACGCGACAAAGTCGGGTCTTCGGTTGGTGCCACGGTCAGGCTTTCGATGTTGTAGTTGCGCTGCGAGAACAGGCCGACTACACGAGACAGAGCGCCCGGTTCGTTTTCCAGAAGCAAGGAAATAATGTGCCGCATGATTAAGTACGCTCCGTCTTGCTCAACCACATATCGCGCATGGAGCCGTCTTTGATCTGCATCGGGTAGACGTGCTCGCCAGCGTCGACCTTGATGTCGATGAACACAAGGCGATCCTTCATGGCGAACGCTTGCTCCATCATCGGCTTCAGATCTTTCAGCTCCGTGATGCGCATACCGACGTGACCGTAGGCTTCGGCCAGCTTGACGAAGTCAGGTAACGATTCCATGTAGGAGTGCGAGTGACGCGCACCGTAGCTCATATCCTGCCACTGACGAACCATGCCGAGCACGCCGTTGTTGAGAAGAATGATCTTCACCGGCAGGTCGTGCTGCAGACAGGTCGACAGCTCCTGGATGTTCATCTGGATGCTGCCTTCACCGGTCACGCACGCCACATCAGCGTCCGGGAAGTTCAGTTTCACGCCCATCGCGGCCGGAAAACCGAAACCCATCGTGCCCAGGCCACCGGAGTTGATCCAGCGATTAGGCTTGTTGAAACGGTAGTACTGCGCCGCGAACATCTGATGTTGACCCACGTCCGAAGTGACATAGGCATCGCCCTTGGTCACTTCGTGGAGGGTTTCAATCACGGTCTGCGGCTTGATGATGCTGCCGTCACCCTTGTTGTAAGGGAACATGTCGCGATCACCACGCCACTCTTCGATTTGCTTCCACCAGCTAGCGACCGACTCCTTGCTGGGAGAATCATCGATTTCCTTGAGGGTGGCGACCATTTCAGTCAGTACACTTTCCACCGGGCCTACGATAGGAACGTCGGCCTTGATGGTCTTGGAAATCGAAGCCGGGTCGATGTCGATGTGGATGATCTTGGCGCTTGGGCAGAACTTCGACGCACCATTGATAACACGGTCATCGAAGCGCGCGCCGACAGCCAGAATCACATCCGCATGGTGCATGGCCAGGTTGGCGGTGTAGCTGCCATGCATACCGAGCATGCCGAGAAACTGACGGTCGCTGCCCGGATAGGCGCCAAGGCCCATCAAGGTATTGGTAACCGGCACGTTCAACAGTTGCGCCAACTCGGTCAACGGCGCGGAGCCGTTACCCAGAATGACACCGCCGCCGGCATAAATGATCGGCCTCTTGGCCGCCAACAGCATTTCCACGGCCTTGCGGATTTGACCCGAATGACCACGAACCGCCGGGCTGTAGGAGCGCAACTTGGTTTTTTTCGGGAAGACGTATTCGAACTTCTCGGCCGGATTGGTCATGTCTTTCGGAATGTCGACAACCACAGGACCAGGACGACCGGACTCTGCCAGGTAGAAGGCTTTCTTCAGAACTTCCGGGATTTCCGACGCGTGCTTGATTATAAAACTGTGTTTTACGATCGGCCGGGAGATACCGATCATGTCGGTCTCCTGGAACGCGTCGGTACCAACCAGCGAGCTCGGCACCTGAGCGGTCAGGATTACCATCGGGATCGAGTCCATGTACGCCGTGGCAATACCGGTAATGACATTGGTCGCACCAGGACCGGAGGTCACCAGTACCACGCCAGCCTTGCCAGTGGCGCGCGCATAGCCGTCAGCCATGTGGGTGGCAGCCTGCTCATGACGAACAAGAATGTGTTGAACACTCGGTTCTTTGAACAGTGCATCGTAAATATGCAATGCGGCACCACCCGGGTACCCGTAGATATATTTGACGCCTTCGTCACGCAAAAAGCGGACGAGCATCTCACCGCCAGATAAAAGCTCCACGTTGTTCACCTCTAAAACGCCAGAATACCGCCCACATTCAAAGAGGACGGGTCTTAATAGGTTTACTTCTCGGCAGAGCATGAGCGACGGTGGTCGCCGACTACGTCAGCACTGACTGAGCAAGTATTGGGATCGTCCCAAGTGTTGCGGGCCTTTCCCACCCAGCGCGAGGTAACGCGTTGCGGGTGTAACAGGTCGGCGCGGATGTGCGCCTCATGATCTACCGAGTGGGTCTGCTTCTGGCAGTCCCTCTACAGCGGACTTTGGATTCTTCTGTTTCGCCCATCGCAAGTCAAGCCGTCAATGTGCTTTATTCGAACTAAGCGCATGAGAACGCAAGAAAAAACCTTTAAACCGCAACTGTGTTAGCTTCAATTGCGCACTCATGACAAGGAAATGGCATGCGAACGTTCTTCCTCACCACCGGCTTGCTGATCAGCCTGAGCCCTTTGTGCATGGCGGGTCAGATCTATAAATGGGTCGATGCCCAGGGGGTTACCCATTTCGATGCGCAACCGCCCCAGGGCCGGGAGGCCACCCTCGTGGTCACGCCCGCCCCGCCCGTCGGCAAGCCGAGCGCGCCACCGCACGGCAACGTCATAGGCGATCAACAGGCTATCGATAAAAAAGTGAAAAAGCAGGTCGCCGAGCAGCAGACCCAGCTAAAAGCATTCTGCGAGCAGGCCCGGACGAACCTGGCTCAGCTGCAGAATAATCCGCGACTACGGGAGGAAGTCGACGGTGATATGCGTCGCCTGACCGACCAACAACGTCAGGAGCGCATCACCGAAGCACAGAAACAGATTACGAAAAACTGCATATAGGAACTGTCGAGTGAAACGAGGCTGCGATCTTTTGACGTTGTTTTTAAAAAGATCGCAGCACTCGACAGCTCCAACGGCTCCTACAAGGGTTCGGGGTTAGCGGGAGATGGTGATCAACACGTCGAACTCTTTGAGCAGGACCTGAAGCTGTCGATCCTTGCCCTGGACATTACGCGCGGCGAAGACCATTTCGGCCATCTCCTGGATCCCCGATGCGTTGGGCAATGGCAGGTTCTGCTCCAGGATCGACTTCATCCTTGGCAGGAAGATCCATTGCAGCCACTGCTCGAAATCCAGCG includes these proteins:
- the ilvC gene encoding ketol-acid reductoisomerase encodes the protein MKVFYDKDCDLSIIQGKKVAIIGYGSQGHAQACNLKDSGVDVTVGLRKGSATVAKAEAHGLKVTDVASAVAAADLVMILTPDEFQSALYKNEIEPNIKKGATLAFSHGFAIHYNQVVPRADLDVIMIAPKAPGHTVRSEFVKGGGIPDLIAIYQDASGNAKNVALSYAAGVGGGRTGIIETTFKDETETDLFGEQAVLCGGTVELVKAGFETLVEAGYAPEMAYFECLHELKLIVDLMYEGGIANMNYSISNNAEYGEYVTGPEVINAESRQAMRNALKRIQDGEYAKMFISEGATGYPSMTAKRRNNAAHGIEIIGEQLRSMMPWIGANKIVDKAKN
- the ilvN gene encoding acetolactate synthase small subunit, translated to MRHIISLLLENEPGALSRVVGLFSQRNYNIESLTVAPTEDPTLSRLTLTTVGHDEIIEQITKNLNKLIEVVKLVDLSESAHIERELMLVKVKATGAQRAEIKRTTDIYRGQIVDVSASVYTVQLTGTSDKLDSFIQSIGTASILETVRSGVTGIARGDKVLSI
- a CDS encoding acetolactate synthase 3 large subunit, which translates into the protein MELLSGGEMLVRFLRDEGVKYIYGYPGGAALHIYDALFKEPSVQHILVRHEQAATHMADGYARATGKAGVVLVTSGPGATNVITGIATAYMDSIPMVILTAQVPSSLVGTDAFQETDMIGISRPIVKHSFIIKHASEIPEVLKKAFYLAESGRPGPVVVDIPKDMTNPAEKFEYVFPKKTKLRSYSPAVRGHSGQIRKAVEMLLAAKRPIIYAGGGVILGNGSAPLTELAQLLNVPVTNTLMGLGAYPGSDRQFLGMLGMHGSYTANLAMHHADVILAVGARFDDRVINGASKFCPSAKIIHIDIDPASISKTIKADVPIVGPVESVLTEMVATLKEIDDSPSKESVASWWKQIEEWRGDRDMFPYNKGDGSIIKPQTVIETLHEVTKGDAYVTSDVGQHQMFAAQYYRFNKPNRWINSGGLGTMGFGFPAAMGVKLNFPDADVACVTGEGSIQMNIQELSTCLQHDLPVKIILLNNGVLGMVRQWQDMSYGARHSHSYMESLPDFVKLAEAYGHVGMRITELKDLKPMMEQAFAMKDRLVFIDIKVDAGEHVYPMQIKDGSMRDMWLSKTERT
- a CDS encoding DUF4124 domain-containing protein — protein: MRTFFLTTGLLISLSPLCMAGQIYKWVDAQGVTHFDAQPPQGREATLVVTPAPPVGKPSAPPHGNVIGDQQAIDKKVKKQVAEQQTQLKAFCEQARTNLAQLQNNPRLREEVDGDMRRLTDQQRQERITEAQKQITKNCI
- a CDS encoding YqcC family protein, which codes for MDARFPKIAEQLLLIERELRVQGWWDEVPPSADALSSVEPFSVDTLDFEQWLQWIFLPRMKSILEQNLPLPNASGIQEMAEMVFAARNVQGKDRQLQVLLKEFDVLITISR